One window of Brevibacterium pigmentatum genomic DNA carries:
- a CDS encoding NAD(P)-dependent alcohol dehydrogenase, producing the protein MSISVKALQKTGPDQPFRVATIERRDPRPDDVVIDIKAAGICHSDIHTIRNEWGEAHFPLTVGHEIAGVVEAVGSDVTDWKVGDRVGVGCMVNSCGECEECRAGQEQNCLNGSVGTYNVEDVDGTITQGGYAQKVVVNERFVCRIPDALDFDVAAPLLCAGITTYAPLNRWGAAELKNGAPKQVAVLGLGGLGHMGVQIAAAMGAQVTVLSRTLKKEAAALELGAQRMLATTDENFFSDHAGEFDLILNTISADIPVNRYLRLLKPRGVMAVVGLPPEKQEFSFGAVIGGAKAIAGSNIGGIAETQEMLDFCAEHGIAAKIETIPVTEADAAYDRVVAGDVVFRVVIDTASFDDVEAVAV; encoded by the coding sequence ATGAGCATCAGCGTCAAGGCACTGCAGAAGACCGGACCGGACCAGCCGTTCCGCGTGGCCACGATCGAACGCCGGGATCCCCGACCCGATGACGTCGTCATCGACATCAAGGCCGCAGGCATCTGCCACAGCGACATCCACACCATCCGCAACGAATGGGGCGAGGCGCACTTCCCGCTCACCGTCGGCCACGAGATCGCCGGCGTCGTCGAGGCAGTCGGTTCCGATGTCACTGATTGGAAGGTCGGCGACCGCGTGGGCGTGGGCTGCATGGTCAACTCGTGCGGCGAATGTGAGGAATGCCGGGCCGGTCAGGAGCAGAACTGCCTGAACGGCAGCGTCGGCACGTACAACGTCGAAGACGTCGACGGCACGATCACCCAGGGCGGATACGCGCAGAAGGTCGTCGTCAACGAACGCTTCGTCTGCCGGATCCCCGATGCGCTCGACTTCGACGTCGCCGCCCCGCTGCTGTGCGCGGGCATCACCACCTATGCACCGCTCAACCGCTGGGGTGCCGCTGAGTTGAAGAACGGTGCTCCCAAGCAGGTCGCCGTGCTCGGACTCGGCGGACTCGGCCACATGGGTGTCCAGATCGCCGCGGCCATGGGCGCGCAAGTCACCGTGCTCTCGCGCACGCTGAAGAAGGAAGCCGCGGCACTGGAACTCGGTGCGCAGCGGATGCTCGCCACCACCGACGAGAACTTCTTCTCCGACCACGCCGGCGAGTTCGACCTCATCCTCAACACCATCAGCGCCGACATCCCCGTCAACCGCTACCTGCGACTGCTCAAGCCGCGCGGGGTCATGGCCGTCGTCGGGCTGCCGCCGGAGAAGCAGGAGTTCTCCTTCGGTGCCGTCATCGGCGGGGCCAAGGCGATCGCCGGATCGAACATCGGCGGCATCGCCGAGACACAGGAGATGCTCGACTTCTGCGCCGAGCACGGCATCGCCGCGAAGATCGAGACGATCCCCGTCACCGAGGCGGACGCCGCCTATGATCGAGTCGTGGCCGGAGATGTGGTCTTCCGCGTCGTCATCGACACGGCGAGCTTCGACGACGTCGAGGCCGTCGCCGTCTAG
- a CDS encoding VanZ family protein, with product MTGARRQLRTVPLALLILYTVCIGFVTLTPNQMDTGPGSFIAGLLEFLASHRVTAWIDYDILEKLANVGMFIPFGLLVALQCGRSRWWVGWVAGIAFTCLIEGAQATLLSPTRFATVSDLVTNSLGAGIGAVVGLIVMTIWPPRMDRVPVDHEVR from the coding sequence ATGACGGGTGCGAGGCGACAGCTGCGGACGGTGCCGTTGGCGCTGCTCATCCTCTACACGGTCTGCATCGGCTTCGTCACGCTCACGCCCAACCAGATGGACACGGGTCCCGGCTCGTTCATCGCGGGCCTGCTCGAGTTCCTCGCCTCCCACCGGGTGACCGCGTGGATCGACTACGACATCCTCGAGAAGCTCGCCAATGTCGGAATGTTCATCCCCTTCGGTCTGCTCGTGGCTCTCCAGTGCGGCCGAAGCCGCTGGTGGGTCGGCTGGGTCGCGGGCATCGCGTTCACGTGCCTCATCGAGGGCGCTCAGGCGACCCTGCTCTCACCCACGCGCTTCGCCACGGTCAGCGATCTCGTCACGAACAGCCTCGGCGCGGGAATCGGAGCGGTGGTCGGCCTCATCGTCATGACGATCTGGCCGCCGAGGATGGACCGGGTTCCCGTCGATCACGAGGTCCGGTGA
- a CDS encoding MarR family winged helix-turn-helix transcriptional regulator, giving the protein MSQETKAGEAVGEDRLESLLGYQLKHLQSALRSRMDETLRPLELTTPQYNCLEQLRRRPGASNSELARGAFVTRQTMNTLLRGLQERGLITRPAKADSGRILPTRLTPAGVEALDQAVSRVEVVTARMVSPLDEETRTMVTEALGQCIAALEESEGG; this is encoded by the coding sequence ATGAGTCAAGAGACTAAAGCTGGAGAAGCCGTCGGAGAGGACAGGCTCGAGTCGCTGCTCGGCTATCAGCTCAAACATCTGCAGTCGGCGCTGCGGTCCCGAATGGATGAGACGCTCCGACCGTTGGAGCTGACCACGCCGCAGTACAACTGCCTCGAGCAGCTGCGGCGACGGCCGGGAGCGTCGAATTCCGAGCTCGCCCGCGGCGCCTTCGTCACCCGGCAGACGATGAATACGCTTCTGCGCGGACTCCAGGAACGGGGGCTGATCACGAGACCGGCCAAGGCGGACTCCGGTCGCATCCTGCCCACTCGCCTCACCCCGGCAGGCGTTGAGGCGCTCGATCAGGCCGTCTCCCGCGTCGAGGTGGTCACGGCTCGCATGGTCTCACCGCTCGATGAAGAGACTCGGACGATGGTCACCGAGGCGCTCGGCCAGTGCATCGCAGCGCTCGAGGAGTCGGAGGGCGGCTGA
- a CDS encoding VOC family protein, which translates to MNASVSGPDFIALQVRDVEAAAQFYESQLGLTRAPAAPPGAVVFTTSPIPFAVREPLPGVDLDSGDRPGNGVALWLRCDDAQTLHDSLAEAGVEILRAPAPSPFGLTFTFTDPDGYAVTLHDAG; encoded by the coding sequence ATGAATGCGTCAGTGAGCGGTCCGGACTTCATCGCCTTGCAGGTGCGCGACGTGGAAGCGGCCGCACAGTTCTACGAATCGCAGCTCGGGCTGACCCGAGCCCCGGCCGCCCCGCCCGGAGCGGTCGTGTTCACGACCTCGCCGATCCCCTTTGCCGTGCGCGAACCGCTGCCCGGCGTCGACCTCGACTCCGGCGATCGCCCGGGAAACGGAGTGGCGCTGTGGCTGAGGTGCGATGATGCGCAGACACTGCATGATTCCCTCGCCGAGGCGGGGGTGGAGATCCTCCGTGCGCCCGCACCCAGCCCCTTCGGGCTGACCTTCACGTTCACCGATCCCGACGGCTATGCGGTGACCCTGCACGACGCAGGGTGA
- a CDS encoding YdeI/OmpD-associated family protein, which translates to MVTFTTELLALGNNVGIEVPEDIVLGFGVGKRVPVIVTIEGYSYPSTTAVMGGKYLLPLAKEHREKIGVAGSETHEVTLTHDTSNRETPVPDSLAEALAAADVRAAFDALAPSKRKEHVRQVTSAKAEETRDRRIAKIVDSLR; encoded by the coding sequence ATGGTCACGTTCACCACCGAACTTCTCGCTCTGGGCAACAATGTCGGCATCGAGGTTCCCGAGGACATCGTCCTCGGCTTCGGCGTGGGCAAGCGGGTCCCGGTCATCGTCACGATCGAAGGCTATTCCTATCCCTCGACGACCGCGGTGATGGGCGGAAAGTACCTGCTCCCGCTGGCCAAGGAACACCGGGAGAAGATCGGGGTCGCCGGCAGTGAGACCCACGAGGTGACGCTGACTCACGACACCTCGAACCGGGAGACCCCGGTTCCCGATTCCCTCGCCGAGGCTCTCGCCGCCGCGGATGTCCGCGCGGCTTTCGATGCGCTCGCTCCGTCGAAGCGCAAAGAGCATGTGCGACAGGTGACCTCGGCGAAGGCCGAGGAGACCCGAGATCGCCGGATCGCAAAGATCGTCGATTCGCTGCGCTGA
- a CDS encoding methyltransferase family protein has translation MAHHLVNRGPYAFVRNPMAIAGIVQGVSMGLLIGSWLVVVYALIGSLLWNWLIRPHEEADLIERFGDEYRDYAKRVRCWWPTFSTAESSPDLVDED, from the coding sequence ATGGCCCATCACCTGGTCAATCGCGGACCCTATGCGTTCGTCCGCAACCCGATGGCCATTGCGGGCATCGTCCAGGGCGTGTCGATGGGTCTGCTCATCGGTTCGTGGCTCGTCGTCGTGTACGCACTCATCGGCTCGCTGCTGTGGAACTGGCTCATCCGCCCCCACGAGGAGGCCGACCTCATCGAACGCTTCGGTGACGAATACCGCGACTACGCCAAGCGGGTGCGCTGCTGGTGGCCGACATTCTCGACCGCCGAATCGTCTCCCGACCTTGTCGACGAGGACTGA
- a CDS encoding PhzF family phenazine biosynthesis protein produces the protein MSQHRRFAQVDVFSAVPFQGNPVAVIVDADGLDETQMARIANWTNLSETTFVLPPDDPGADYRLRIFTPHRELPFAGHPTLGSAAAWLDAGGAPKHEDRIVQECGAGLVDIRRSPRRGGPTQTTDLTNQTDPTVELSETLAFAAPDRLRSGPLDETYVDQIATALGVDRAEILDHQWADNGPGWAAVRLASAEQVLALNPDFSAIPDAKLGVLGAHPDGADHEYEIRAFVPGVGVAEDPVTGSLNASVAQWLISENLAPNSYTATQGTALGRSGVISITAEADEIWVGGATSICVRGTVHT, from the coding sequence TTGTCACAGCACCGTCGTTTCGCCCAGGTCGATGTCTTCTCTGCCGTGCCCTTCCAGGGCAACCCCGTCGCGGTCATCGTCGACGCCGATGGCCTCGATGAGACGCAGATGGCCCGCATTGCGAACTGGACGAACCTGTCCGAGACCACCTTCGTCCTCCCACCCGACGATCCCGGGGCCGACTACCGCCTGCGCATCTTCACCCCGCACCGGGAGCTGCCCTTCGCCGGCCACCCCACGCTCGGCTCGGCCGCGGCCTGGCTCGACGCCGGCGGCGCCCCGAAGCACGAGGACCGCATCGTCCAGGAATGCGGTGCCGGCCTCGTCGACATCCGCAGATCCCCTCGCCGAGGCGGCCCGACCCAAACAACCGACCTGACCAACCAGACCGACCCGACCGTCGAACTCTCCGAGACCCTCGCCTTCGCCGCCCCCGATCGCCTGCGCTCGGGTCCGCTCGACGAAACCTACGTCGACCAGATCGCGACCGCCCTCGGCGTCGATCGCGCCGAGATCCTCGATCACCAGTGGGCCGACAACGGACCCGGCTGGGCGGCCGTGCGGCTGGCCAGCGCCGAACAGGTTCTCGCTCTCAACCCCGACTTCTCGGCGATCCCCGATGCGAAGCTCGGCGTTCTCGGCGCCCACCCGGACGGCGCGGACCACGAATACGAGATCCGCGCCTTCGTGCCCGGAGTCGGCGTCGCCGAGGATCCGGTGACTGGCAGCCTCAACGCCTCCGTCGCCCAATGGCTCATCAGCGAGAACCTGGCCCCGAACAGCTACACCGCGACTCAGGGGACCGCGCTCGGCCGCTCCGGAGTCATCTCCATCACGGCCGAAGCTGACGAGATCTGGGTCGGCGGAGCCACGTCCATCTGCGTCCGCGGGACGGTGCACACATGA
- a CDS encoding Gfo/Idh/MocA family protein, giving the protein MHSGDTARGRGPRIGMLGGGFMGRVHSRAARSAGAVLDSVASSRPERSAQAAANLGFENSTAPDELLGRTFDAIHICTPNDVHAAQSLQALDAGSNIICEKPLATDSAAARAVLARADEAGLLGTVPFVYRYHPMVREARARFREGQAGTLLTVDAGYLQDWLLGSGDENWRVDSERGGPSRAFADIGSHLVDLIEFIVDDRISSLVATMRTVHPRRGGTTVTTEDTVAATVEFSGGAIGSLLVSQLAPGRKNGLTVEIAGTEASMRFEQEQPEQLWFGKRADSRPLVRDPDSLSADAARLCMVPAGHPQGYQDAFNGFVADSYAYFAGERPEGLPTLRDGVRAVLVTEAVLRSVHERSWVDVESLAV; this is encoded by the coding sequence ATGCACTCAGGTGACACTGCGCGGGGACGAGGTCCTCGCATCGGAATGCTCGGCGGCGGGTTCATGGGCCGCGTCCACAGTCGAGCCGCACGTTCGGCCGGAGCCGTGCTCGACTCGGTCGCATCGTCGCGGCCGGAGAGATCGGCACAAGCGGCGGCGAATCTCGGCTTCGAGAATTCGACTGCGCCCGACGAACTGCTCGGCCGCACCTTCGACGCAATCCACATCTGCACGCCCAACGACGTCCACGCGGCACAGTCCCTGCAGGCGCTGGACGCGGGGTCGAACATCATCTGCGAGAAGCCCTTGGCCACTGATTCGGCCGCCGCGCGTGCCGTGTTGGCCCGCGCCGACGAGGCGGGTCTGCTTGGGACCGTTCCGTTCGTCTATCGCTACCACCCGATGGTGCGCGAGGCCCGCGCCCGATTCCGCGAGGGGCAAGCCGGGACGCTGCTGACCGTCGACGCCGGATACCTCCAGGACTGGCTGCTCGGCTCGGGCGACGAGAACTGGCGAGTCGACTCCGAACGCGGCGGCCCCTCGCGGGCCTTCGCCGATATCGGCTCCCACCTCGTCGACCTCATCGAGTTCATCGTCGACGACCGGATATCGTCCCTGGTGGCGACCATGAGAACCGTTCACCCTCGCCGAGGCGGCACCACGGTGACCACGGAGGACACCGTGGCTGCAACCGTCGAGTTCTCCGGCGGCGCCATCGGTTCGCTGCTGGTGTCCCAGCTGGCTCCCGGACGCAAGAACGGACTGACCGTGGAGATCGCCGGCACCGAAGCGAGCATGCGCTTCGAGCAGGAGCAGCCCGAGCAGCTGTGGTTCGGCAAGCGCGCTGACAGCCGCCCCCTCGTCCGCGATCCCGACTCTCTGTCCGCCGATGCCGCGCGTCTGTGTATGGTCCCGGCCGGCCATCCGCAGGGATACCAGGATGCGTTCAATGGCTTCGTCGCCGACTCCTATGCCTACTTCGCCGGCGAGCGACCCGAAGGTCTGCCGACTCTGCGAGACGGGGTGCGAGCCGTGCTCGTGACGGAGGCCGTGCTGCGGTCGGTACACGAACGTTCTTGGGTCGATGTCGAGTCGCTGGCCGTCTAA
- a CDS encoding M50 family metallopeptidase, producing MDFKQATATWWDAITSGFGRQDGLELDVLGLVLVIGIPLVVTVTPGIWRFFGLFVTFVHELGHAFAALMTGRVVKGISLNFDHSGQMNSFGRVGFSATWAGFWGYPAPGVLGLVLATSAVFGWAPLALSVGALILLVALIFIRNLAGAIIAVITAIAAQLVVVFLPLEWISVFVAALGTALTIGSLKDLVKVIRVHTRRRHVQQSDAYILAQGSSLPAGGWLTLFALVIIVCALATARVLYTAVSVGAV from the coding sequence ATGGACTTCAAGCAGGCAACGGCGACGTGGTGGGACGCTATCACCTCGGGCTTCGGGCGACAGGACGGACTCGAGCTCGACGTCCTCGGGCTCGTGCTCGTCATCGGAATTCCCCTGGTCGTGACCGTGACTCCGGGGATCTGGAGGTTCTTCGGACTGTTCGTGACCTTCGTCCACGAGCTCGGTCACGCTTTCGCCGCCCTGATGACGGGGCGCGTGGTCAAAGGGATCTCGCTGAACTTCGACCATTCGGGGCAGATGAACTCCTTCGGCCGAGTCGGCTTCTCAGCCACCTGGGCGGGTTTCTGGGGATATCCGGCACCGGGCGTGCTCGGACTCGTTCTGGCCACCTCGGCGGTCTTCGGTTGGGCCCCCTTGGCCCTGTCGGTGGGTGCGCTGATCCTGTTGGTCGCACTCATCTTCATCCGGAACCTCGCCGGTGCGATCATCGCCGTGATCACGGCGATCGCGGCGCAGCTCGTCGTCGTGTTCCTGCCGTTGGAATGGATCTCGGTCTTCGTCGCAGCACTCGGCACGGCGCTGACGATCGGATCGCTCAAGGACCTCGTCAAGGTCATCCGCGTCCACACCCGCAGACGCCATGTGCAGCAGTCCGATGCCTATATCCTCGCCCAGGGCTCGTCGTTGCCCGCCGGTGGCTGGCTGACGCTGTTCGCGCTGGTCATCATCGTCTGCGCGCTCGCCACAGCGCGGGTGCTGTACACGGCGGTGTCGGTCGGCGCGGTGTGA
- a CDS encoding HAD family hydrolase, translating to MAPHPKFSAVLFDCDGVLVDSESITNGVLHQMLQELGWQLTAEECIARFVGKMLRDEADVIEEHTGFRIDMEWMNEFRRRRNAQLEASLKAIPGVVDAVHRIAGIYPGRIACASGADRPKIELQLRKIGLFDAFDGRIFSGLEQPNSKPAPDVYLAAAESLQINPAEAAVVEDSPTGVIAGAAARSHVLGFCPDSPVHQSAETLLAAGAAETFSAMAQLPALLTD from the coding sequence ATGGCCCCACATCCGAAATTCTCCGCTGTCCTCTTCGATTGTGACGGGGTCCTCGTCGACTCCGAAAGCATCACGAACGGCGTGCTCCACCAGATGCTGCAGGAACTCGGCTGGCAGCTGACCGCCGAGGAGTGCATTGCGCGATTCGTCGGCAAGATGCTCCGCGACGAGGCCGACGTCATCGAGGAACACACCGGCTTCCGCATCGACATGGAGTGGATGAACGAGTTCCGCCGACGGCGCAATGCCCAGCTCGAGGCTTCCCTCAAGGCGATTCCGGGCGTCGTCGACGCGGTTCACCGCATCGCCGGGATCTACCCGGGCAGAATCGCCTGCGCCTCGGGAGCCGACCGTCCGAAGATCGAGCTGCAGCTGCGCAAGATCGGCCTCTTCGATGCCTTCGACGGCCGGATCTTCTCCGGCCTGGAACAGCCGAATTCGAAGCCCGCCCCCGACGTCTACTTGGCTGCCGCCGAATCGTTGCAGATCAACCCCGCCGAGGCGGCCGTGGTCGAAGATTCCCCGACCGGCGTGATCGCTGGTGCCGCGGCCCGATCCCATGTGCTCGGGTTCTGCCCGGATTCTCCCGTGCATCAGAGCGCGGAGACGCTGTTGGCTGCGGGAGCTGCCGAGACCTTCAGCGCGATGGCGCAGCTGCCTGCGCTGTTGACCGACTAG
- a CDS encoding HNH endonuclease signature motif containing protein: MSTGVRLAEFQAVAGLFLSDAIEKLRYAAGDKIYYHATFTQTANRFLTARDGLLPEKDDFVDPWECTGFVFDDSALDESDDADPIADDSAEAGAETDDADAAAVPSASAEVVADEDGNDVAETGGAADTSTDGGADDDTSADASADSGAADSAAEQSPAPTVRSLPNFPKFGLHKSFNSWVHDLATREEIAELTTVLGSTSDGAYSEIANAVTLSFGLPKFLQRCLAGEFTLEHVLAATRAIKDVAFEYLPRLDSYLGDRRADITLETFRKSLNLKIAALVPVDDRAELAAKRRRVDIMTYPDGTASVTLSGPAVELNAFYLRIEAFARAIRNGNISALTDENTAGFEVADQNSIAALMFDIATRATPQMAIAVTTHDTSTGETTTKEIALEAADDPTVPITAAEVDRTAQAAQREAEAAAGTGLDVKTTIKLVMPTHGQWVREQAKMMVTVPYLTAVGKSELPGTFSDGTPVPPDAARALAGECPTWHRILTDPATGTPIDARSRSYYIPADVRAPLTGKWQSCTAPGCNRRAETSEVDHIIPFDHADPARGGQTTFENLHPLCKPDHQAKTDRKFSIRMTEDGTVEYSFTRGVVARMYPPDNPINSEHARQVENYAQLPNLLGERIADDVERSSDDVEVTSDDAFGCFAVDDSCRPESDGQLNPAGHREVADPSPSPERGDQCAPTDSRKPPWNDYWDSGDPPPF; this comes from the coding sequence TTGAGCACGGGCGTTCGTCTCGCCGAGTTCCAGGCCGTCGCCGGTCTGTTTCTGTCCGATGCGATCGAGAAGCTCCGCTACGCCGCGGGTGACAAGATCTACTACCACGCCACGTTCACCCAGACGGCCAATCGTTTCCTCACGGCACGCGACGGCCTGCTCCCCGAAAAGGACGATTTCGTGGATCCCTGGGAGTGCACTGGCTTCGTTTTCGATGACAGCGCCCTCGATGAATCTGACGACGCCGACCCAATCGCTGACGATTCCGCTGAAGCGGGAGCCGAAACAGACGACGCCGATGCCGCAGCTGTCCCTTCGGCATCAGCTGAGGTTGTTGCCGACGAAGACGGCAATGATGTTGCCGAAACTGGCGGTGCTGCTGACACGAGCACCGATGGCGGCGCCGACGATGACACCAGTGCTGATGCAAGTGCGGACTCCGGCGCCGCGGATAGCGCCGCTGAGCAGTCGCCGGCTCCGACGGTGAGATCGCTTCCGAATTTCCCCAAGTTCGGGCTGCACAAGTCCTTCAACAGCTGGGTCCATGACCTTGCCACGCGTGAAGAGATCGCCGAACTGACCACGGTCCTCGGCTCGACGAGCGACGGCGCCTACAGCGAGATCGCGAACGCCGTCACGCTGTCATTCGGACTGCCGAAGTTCCTGCAGCGCTGCCTCGCCGGTGAGTTCACGCTCGAACATGTGCTTGCCGCGACCCGGGCCATCAAAGACGTCGCCTTCGAGTACCTGCCTCGCCTCGATTCCTACCTGGGTGACCGCCGTGCTGATATCACGCTCGAGACCTTCAGGAAGTCGCTCAATCTCAAGATTGCGGCGCTCGTGCCCGTCGATGACCGGGCCGAACTGGCAGCCAAGCGCCGCCGGGTCGACATCATGACCTATCCCGATGGCACCGCCTCGGTGACTCTGTCCGGACCCGCCGTGGAACTCAACGCCTTCTACCTGCGCATCGAGGCTTTTGCACGAGCGATCCGCAACGGCAACATCTCGGCGCTCACCGACGAGAACACCGCTGGCTTCGAGGTTGCCGATCAGAACAGCATCGCCGCCCTCATGTTTGATATCGCCACGCGGGCAACACCTCAGATGGCCATTGCCGTGACGACGCACGACACGTCGACCGGTGAGACGACAACCAAGGAAATCGCCCTCGAAGCTGCAGACGACCCGACAGTTCCGATCACTGCGGCCGAGGTCGATCGCACCGCGCAGGCTGCGCAGCGTGAAGCCGAAGCGGCCGCCGGCACCGGCCTCGACGTGAAGACCACCATCAAGCTCGTCATGCCCACCCACGGACAGTGGGTGCGAGAACAGGCGAAGATGATGGTGACGGTTCCGTATCTCACTGCGGTGGGAAAGTCGGAGCTGCCGGGAACGTTCTCAGACGGCACTCCGGTGCCGCCGGATGCAGCTCGGGCCCTCGCGGGTGAGTGCCCCACTTGGCACCGGATACTCACTGATCCCGCTACCGGGACACCGATCGATGCTCGTTCACGCAGCTACTACATTCCAGCAGACGTGCGTGCGCCCTTGACCGGAAAATGGCAGTCCTGCACTGCTCCGGGGTGCAACCGACGGGCAGAGACCTCGGAAGTTGACCACATCATCCCCTTCGACCACGCAGATCCGGCCCGGGGCGGTCAGACGACGTTCGAGAATCTCCACCCACTGTGCAAACCCGACCACCAGGCAAAGACCGACCGCAAGTTCTCGATCCGAATGACCGAGGACGGGACGGTGGAGTATTCCTTCACCCGTGGGGTTGTCGCACGAATGTATCCGCCGGACAATCCGATCAACTCCGAGCACGCTCGGCAGGTGGAGAACTATGCCCAACTGCCGAATCTGCTTGGCGAGCGGATCGCCGACGACGTTGAGCGGAGCTCCGACGACGTTGAAGTGACTTCCGACGACGCTTTCGGCTGCTTTGCGGTCGATGACTCGTGCCGGCCCGAGAGTGACGGGCAGCTGAACCCGGCTGGTCATCGTGAGGTCGCAGATCCATCACCCAGTCCCGAACGAGGGGACCAGTGTGCCCCGACGGACAGCCGGAAGCCGCCGTGGAACGACTATTGGGACTCCGGAGACCCGCCCCCGTTCTGA
- a CDS encoding nucleobase:cation symporter-2 family protein: MSVSHQSPSNDRKSAAASKPARPEDERLSVGSSFAYGLQHVLTMYGGIIAVPLIIGNAAGLDGNGISLLIASCLFVGGLATILQSVGVPFFGSQLPLVQGVSFAGVATMTSILAGGDGLPAVFGSVLVASVIGLIVAPGFALIVKFFPPVVTGTVITTIGLSLMPVAAGWAMGGDAEAADYGSARNILIAVVTLAIVLILSRIPVAMISQLSILLAIIIGTIGCLIFGWADFSHVLDRGIFAFPEPFAFGMPTFSAAAIISMFIVIIVTFAETTADIIAVGEIVDTKVDSKRIASGLRADMLSSAVSPIFNSFTQSAFAQNVGLVAITGVKSRFVVTAGGAILVVLGLLPVMGGLIAAVPTPVLGGAGIVLFGTVAASGIRTLSKVEYEGNLNMIIVAVSLAFGIIPVVEPDFYNAFPDWVGIILHSGISSATLMAVLLNLIFNHIGVKTKDRSDRSVFVAGTGRVIRKEELQRLIDNEAILYEGDTVKDGKIVDCNGEEVPVVTEEQHEKVVDAAQKGEVRTQEDVRRLIAEDGT, translated from the coding sequence ATGTCGGTATCCCATCAGTCACCCAGCAACGACCGCAAGTCCGCGGCCGCGAGCAAGCCGGCCCGTCCGGAGGACGAACGGCTTTCCGTCGGCAGCTCGTTCGCCTACGGTCTGCAACACGTACTCACCATGTACGGCGGAATCATCGCCGTTCCCCTCATCATCGGCAATGCCGCCGGTCTCGACGGCAACGGCATCAGCCTCCTCATCGCCTCCTGTCTGTTCGTCGGTGGTCTCGCAACGATTCTGCAGTCGGTCGGTGTGCCGTTCTTCGGCTCGCAGCTGCCGCTGGTCCAGGGCGTCTCGTTCGCCGGTGTCGCCACAATGACGTCCATTCTGGCCGGCGGCGACGGTCTGCCTGCGGTCTTCGGATCGGTGCTGGTCGCCTCGGTGATCGGTCTGATCGTCGCTCCGGGGTTCGCACTCATCGTGAAGTTCTTCCCGCCGGTGGTCACCGGAACGGTCATCACCACGATCGGTCTGTCACTCATGCCCGTGGCCGCAGGCTGGGCCATGGGCGGGGACGCCGAGGCCGCCGACTATGGCAGCGCGCGCAATATCCTCATCGCCGTGGTCACCCTGGCGATCGTGCTCATCCTCAGCCGGATTCCCGTCGCGATGATCTCCCAGCTGTCGATTCTGCTGGCCATCATCATCGGCACCATCGGCTGCCTCATCTTCGGCTGGGCCGATTTCTCCCATGTACTCGATCGCGGCATCTTCGCGTTCCCCGAGCCGTTCGCCTTCGGTATGCCGACATTCTCGGCCGCGGCGATCATCTCGATGTTCATCGTCATCATCGTCACCTTCGCCGAGACGACTGCGGACATCATCGCCGTCGGAGAGATCGTCGATACGAAGGTCGACTCCAAGCGCATCGCTTCGGGTCTGCGCGCTGACATGCTGTCCTCGGCGGTCTCGCCGATCTTCAACTCCTTCACGCAGTCGGCTTTTGCGCAGAACGTCGGTCTGGTCGCTATCACGGGAGTGAAGTCGCGCTTCGTCGTCACTGCCGGCGGTGCGATCCTCGTGGTGCTCGGTCTGCTGCCGGTGATGGGCGGGTTGATTGCCGCAGTGCCGACTCCGGTTCTCGGCGGCGCGGGCATCGTCCTGTTCGGCACGGTCGCCGCGTCGGGCATCCGCACGCTGTCGAAGGTCGAGTACGAGGGTAACCTCAATATGATCATCGTGGCGGTCTCGCTGGCTTTCGGCATCATCCCGGTCGTCGAGCCCGACTTCTACAACGCCTTCCCGGATTGGGTCGGCATCATCCTGCACTCGGGCATCTCCTCGGCCACTCTCATGGCCGTGCTGCTCAACCTCATCTTCAACCACATCGGTGTGAAGACGAAGGATCGCTCCGACCGATCGGTCTTCGTGGCCGGCACCGGACGGGTCATCCGCAAGGAAGAGCTGCAGCGCCTCATCGACAACGAAGCCATCCTCTATGAAGGCGATACCGTCAAGGACGGCAAGATCGTCGATTGCAACGGTGAAGAAGTTCCCGTCGTCACCGAGGAGCAGCATGAGAAGGTCGTCGACGCCGCCCAGAAGGGTGAGGTGCGCACCCAGGAAGACGTCCGCCGCCTCATCGCCGAGGACGGGACCTAA